A genomic region of Trifolium pratense cultivar HEN17-A07 linkage group LG3, ARS_RC_1.1, whole genome shotgun sequence contains the following coding sequences:
- the LOC123912736 gene encoding ABC transporter G family member 1-like, translated as MSSFLQLQANDYEQDNSSKILPTNVEFESTFEVEATKSVENDKVEGIFLTWEDLWVTVSNGNNGRKPILEGLKGYAKPGQLLAIMGPSGCGKSTLLDALAGRLGSKTKQTGKILINGRKQALAYGTSAYVTEDDTILNTLTVREAVYYSAQLQLPDSMSKLEKQERADFIIKEMGLQDSINTRIGGWKSKGISGGQKRRVSICIEILTHPRLLFLDEPTSGLDSAASYHVMSRISGLNKKDGIQMTIIASIHQPSNVIFRLFHNLCLLSSGKTVYFGPVSAANKFFSSNGFPCPSLQSPSDHFVKTINNDFEEDPEKGLGGGLSTEEAIHILVKSYDSSQISHQVQKELYQIKKRVLDTMEKKRHADFLTQCLILTRRSFVNMYREAGYYWLRLLIYGALALSLGTMFFHIGSSSESIQARGSLLVFVVTFLTFITVCGFPSFVEDMKVFERERLNGHYGVTAFTIGNTLSAIPFLLLMSLIPGTLVYYLVGLHQGHEQFVYFISMLFISVFLVEGLMMIVASMVPNFLMGIIIGTGILGVMMLDGGFYRLPSDIPKPFWKYPLHYISLHKYAYQGLFKNEFQGLIFTSSNQVIVSGEEILKNFWQMEMNYSKWVDFTILVGMALVYRIMFLIIIKSFEKLKPIVAAINCPQEIFRFTKVTRSSEID; from the exons ATGAGTTCTTTTCTTCAACTTCAAGCTAATGATTATGAGCAAGACAATAGCTCCAAAATTTTGCCAACCAATGTGGAATTTGAGTCCACATTTGAGGTGGAAGCAACCAAATCAGTAGAAAATGATAAGGTGGAAGGAATTTTCTTGACATGGGAGGATCTTTGGGTGACTGTTTCAAATGGAAACAATGGAAGGAAACCAATACTTGAAGGTCTAAAAGGCTATGCTAAACCAGGACAACTCTTAGCTATAATGGGCCCTTCTGGTTGTGGCAAATCCACTCTTCTTGATGCTTTAGCAG GAAGATTAGGCTCTAAGACAAAACAAACAGGGAAGATACTAATAAATGGCCGCAAACAAGCACTAGCTTATGGAACATCT GCATATGTAACAGAAGATGATACAATTTTGAATACTCTAACAGTTAGAGAAGCTGTGTACTATTCAGCTCAACTTCAATTACCAGATTCAATGTCCAAATTAGAGAAACAAGAGAGAGCAGATTTCATAATCAAAGAAATGGGGCTACAAGATTCAATCAACACAAGAATTGGAGGGTGGAAATCTAAAGGCATAAGTGGTGGACAAAAGAGGAGAGTTAGCATTTGCATTGAGATATTAACACATCCTAGACTTCTCTTTCTTGATGAACCAACTAGTGGACTTGATAGTGCTGCATCTTATCATGTTATGAGTAGAATTTCTGGTTTAAATAAAAAGGATGGTATTCAAATGACTATTATTGCATCTATTCATCAACCAAGTAACGTAATTTTTCGACTTTTTCATAACCTTTGTCTTCTGTCTTCTGGGAAAACAGTTTACTTTGGACCTGTCTCTGCTGCAAATAAG TTTTTTTCATCAAATGGTTTTCCCTGCCCAAGTCTCCAGAGTCCTTCTGATCACTTTGTAAAAACAATTAACAATGATTTTGAAGAG GACCCTGAGAAAGGACTAGGTGGAGGGCTAAGCACAGAGGAAGCAATTCACATTCTTGTTAAATCATATGATTCATCTCAAATTAGTCACCAAGTTCAAAAAGAActttatcaaattaaaaaaagg GTCTTGGACACAATGGAGAAGAAAAGACATGCTGATTTTTTAACTCAGTGTCTCATTCTAACAAGAAGATCTTTCGTGAATATGTATCGCGAAGCAGGCTATTATTGGTTACGCCTACTTATCTATGGTGCATTGGCTTTAAGTCTTGGTACAATGTTCTTTCACATTGGTTCAAGCAGTGAATCAATTCAG GCTAGAGGTTCATTGCTTGTGTTTGTTGTTACATTCTTGACATTCATAACTGTTTGTGGATTCCCTTCTTTTGTGGAAGATATGAAG GTATTTGAACGAGAGAGACTTAATGGACATTATGGTGTGACTGCATTTACCATTGGCAACACATTATCTGCAATTCCATTCTTGCTATTGATGTCATTAATCCCAGGAACATTGGTTTATTACCTAGTTGGACTTCACCAAGGACATGAACAATTTGTGTACTTTATATCTATGCTTTTTATATCTGTCTTCTTAGTTGAAGGTCTCATGATGATTGTTGCAAGTATGGTTCCAAATTTCCTAATGGGAATAATCATTGGTACTGGAATATTGGGAGTAATGATGTTAGATGGTGGATTCTATAGGCTACCAAGTGATATACCAAAGCCATTTTGGAAATACCCTTTGCACTATATTTCACTTCACAAATATGCATATCAAGGATTGTTCAAGAATGAGTTTCAAGGTCTAATATTCACTAGTAGTAATCAAGTGATAGTTAGTGGTGAAGAGATATTGAAAAACTTTTGGCAAATGGAAATGAATTACTCAAAGTGGGTGGATTTTACTATTTTGGTTGGAATGGCTCTAGTGTATAGAATTATGTTTTTGATTATTATCAAGAGCTTTGAGAAGTTGAAGCCTATTGTTGCAGCTATTAATTGTCCTCAAGAAATTTTTAGGTTCACTAAAGTGACTAGGAGCAGTGAGATTGATTAG